A window of the Palaeococcus ferrophilus DSM 13482 genome harbors these coding sequences:
- a CDS encoding ArsA family ATPase, producing MRDYLLPKKNFRVLFFIGKGGVGKTTTSAAVSVGLAEHGYRTLIVSLDPAHNLGDVFMTKLTDKPKRLTENLYAMELDMEKLIRNYLKHLEENLKHMYRYLTVINLEKYFEVLSFSPGIEEYATLEAIRDILKEGDEWDIIVFDTPPTGLTLRVLALPKVSLVWVDKLTELRKKILERRRMIGKVHGERKFVVEGQEFKLPSKEEEDPVMNELTAYREEIEFVDAILTDPDRTTVVAVMNPEMLPLYETERAHESLKKFRIPMRLVVINKVIELEEEVPKIRVKMDAQKNVLREVEERFRGMDVVKVPMFEEEPRGMEWLKKVGGLVLGE from the coding sequence ATGAGGGATTACCTGCTTCCAAAAAAGAACTTCAGGGTTCTCTTTTTCATAGGCAAGGGGGGAGTGGGCAAGACTACCACATCCGCGGCAGTTTCAGTGGGTCTTGCGGAGCACGGCTACCGGACGCTGATAGTCTCACTCGACCCAGCCCACAACCTCGGTGACGTGTTTATGACGAAACTCACGGACAAACCCAAGAGACTCACCGAGAACCTCTACGCGATGGAGCTCGACATGGAGAAGCTCATAAGGAACTACCTCAAACACCTGGAGGAGAACCTCAAGCACATGTACCGCTACCTGACCGTCATAAACCTCGAGAAATACTTTGAAGTCCTCAGCTTCTCCCCTGGGATAGAGGAGTACGCCACCCTCGAGGCCATAAGGGACATACTGAAGGAAGGGGACGAGTGGGACATCATAGTCTTCGACACTCCGCCAACGGGGCTAACTCTAAGGGTCCTTGCCCTCCCCAAGGTCTCCCTTGTCTGGGTGGATAAGCTCACGGAGCTCAGGAAGAAGATACTGGAGCGCAGAAGGATGATAGGCAAAGTCCACGGGGAGAGGAAGTTTGTCGTTGAGGGCCAGGAGTTCAAGCTCCCGAGCAAAGAGGAGGAAGACCCCGTTATGAACGAGCTAACGGCGTACCGCGAGGAAATAGAGTTCGTGGATGCCATACTAACCGACCCCGACAGAACCACCGTCGTGGCCGTCATGAACCCCGAGATGCTCCCGCTCTACGAGACTGAAAGGGCCCACGAATCCCTGAAGAAGTTCCGGATTCCCATGCGGCTCGTGGTGATAAATAAGGTCATCGAGCTTGAGGAAGAGGTACCAAAGATACGCGTCAAGATGGATGCACAGAAGAACGTCCTGAGGGAGGTTGAGGAGCGCTTCAGGGGCATGGACGTGGTTAAGGTTCCAATGTTCGAGGAGGAGCCGAGGGGTATGGAGTGGCTGAAGAAAGTGGGAGGCCTCGTCCTTGGAGAATAA
- a CDS encoding iron-sulfur cluster assembly protein, with protein sequence MENKIIALLRKVKEPIAEMDIVSLGIVSKVMVDDETGKVTVYLDLAHRTPHHPFEMALNWAVHARIVKDVVNVLGEKFPNLEILDSMTLQRYYPIEEDEL encoded by the coding sequence TTGGAGAATAAAATAATCGCCCTCTTAAGGAAGGTTAAGGAGCCCATAGCGGAGATGGACATAGTAAGCCTTGGAATCGTGAGCAAGGTTATGGTTGACGACGAAACGGGAAAGGTGACGGTATACCTTGACCTGGCCCACAGGACGCCCCACCACCCCTTTGAAATGGCCCTGAACTGGGCGGTCCACGCCAGAATTGTGAAGGATGTGGTAAATGTTTTAGGGGAGAAGTTCCCAAACCTTGAAATACTCGACAGCATGACCCTTCAGAGGTATTATCCAATCGAGGAGGATGAGCTATGA
- a CDS encoding AbrB/MazE/SpoVT family DNA-binding domain-containing protein — MVILVVSIRLKVGPKGQIVIPKVFREAYGIKEGGEVIVEPTERGLVIMPKKSKEELIKELLEWKHKRAKGKPAKLGDLKGVSLEDEFDEAWGIEE, encoded by the coding sequence ATGGTGATACTTGTGGTTAGCATCCGTCTGAAGGTCGGCCCGAAGGGCCAGATAGTCATCCCCAAGGTTTTCAGGGAGGCCTACGGGATTAAGGAGGGCGGGGAAGTTATAGTGGAGCCTACGGAGAGGGGACTGGTGATAATGCCCAAGAAAAGTAAGGAGGAGCTGATAAAAGAACTCCTGGAATGGAAGCACAAGAGAGCAAAGGGGAAGCCCGCCAAACTCGGGGATCTCAAAGGGGTGAGCCTCGAAGACGAGTTCGACGAGGCCTGGGGGATTGAAGAATGA
- a CDS encoding type II toxin-antitoxin system VapC family toxin, translating into MKLFIDANLLVYLLTKTPDEAKRLVEFYADLVEKHALYTNPLVLDETIHVSKKKYKVPYDTSIQFIDEKVLPYVNVLPLTVLDYLTAKELILKYSLRPSDALHAATIQNNGLQAIVSEDEDFDKLPIKRLWLEV; encoded by the coding sequence ATGAAGCTTTTCATTGACGCGAACCTGCTTGTGTATCTGCTAACAAAAACCCCCGATGAAGCAAAAAGGCTCGTGGAATTCTACGCGGATCTCGTGGAGAAACATGCCCTCTACACCAACCCTCTGGTGCTCGACGAGACCATCCACGTGTCGAAAAAGAAGTACAAAGTCCCCTATGATACCTCCATCCAGTTCATAGACGAAAAAGTTCTTCCATACGTCAACGTCCTCCCGCTGACTGTCCTCGATTACCTCACGGCCAAAGAGCTCATCCTCAAGTACAGCCTCCGTCCCTCGGATGCCCTCCACGCCGCCACGATTCAGAACAACGGCCTTCAGGCGATTGTGAGTGAGGATGAAGATTTTGATAAACTCCCCATTAAAAGGCTCTGGCTGGAGGTTTGA
- a CDS encoding alpha/beta hydrolase → MELYRAKFGTPERGWVVLVHGLGEHSGRYGKLIELLNGAGFGVYAFDWPGHGKSPGKRGHTSVEEAMKIIDSIIEELGEKPFLFGHSLGGLTVIRYAETRPDKIMGVVASSPALAKSPKTPSFMVALAKVLGRITPGLSLSNGLDPKLLSRNPDAVKRYIEDPLVHDRISGKLGMSVFDNMERAHKEAERIKAPVLLLVGTADIITPPEGSRRLFEELKVKDKTIMEFKGAYHEIFEDPEWGEEFHRAIVEWLVSHSRGDLEWASAERASSIMGD, encoded by the coding sequence ATGGAACTCTACAGAGCTAAATTCGGCACTCCAGAGAGGGGGTGGGTGGTTCTCGTCCACGGCCTCGGCGAGCACAGCGGGCGCTACGGGAAGCTCATAGAACTCCTCAACGGTGCAGGCTTTGGAGTTTACGCCTTCGACTGGCCCGGACACGGAAAGAGCCCCGGCAAGAGGGGACACACGAGTGTCGAAGAGGCTATGAAAATAATTGATTCCATAATTGAAGAATTAGGTGAAAAGCCCTTCCTCTTCGGACACAGCCTCGGCGGTCTGACAGTTATCAGGTACGCAGAGACTAGGCCGGATAAGATAATGGGCGTCGTCGCTTCATCCCCAGCCCTGGCCAAAAGCCCCAAAACGCCGAGCTTCATGGTGGCCCTCGCCAAAGTCCTGGGGAGGATAACCCCCGGACTGAGCCTCTCCAACGGCCTCGACCCGAAGCTCCTCTCAAGAAACCCCGACGCCGTGAAGCGCTACATCGAAGACCCCCTCGTCCACGACAGAATCTCTGGGAAGCTCGGCATGAGCGTCTTCGACAACATGGAGAGGGCGCACAAAGAGGCAGAGAGAATTAAGGCTCCAGTTCTCCTTCTCGTGGGCACGGCCGATATTATAACACCACCGGAGGGCTCAAGGAGGCTCTTCGAAGAGCTTAAAGTGAAGGACAAAACGATCATGGAGTTTAAGGGTGCGTACCACGAAATCTTTGAGGACCCTGAATGGGGCGAGGAGTTCCACAGGGCGATAGTGGAGTGGCTCGTGTCGCATTCCAGGGGAGATTTGGAATGGGCGTCAGCAGAAAGGGCATCTTCCATTATGGGGGACTGA
- the endA gene encoding tRNA-intron lyase: MKEPIAFYLSGERVFSEREKAINQFYNKRYFGEVIEGKLFLSLIEAAYLMEWGKIRVFDGDRELSLRELFDLARKKDEGFDLKFLVYRDLRKRGYIVKTALKYGSHFRVYRRGMEEHADWLVWVVGENKKMVPNDLTARVRVAHGVRKNMVMAVVDEDNDVVYYRVERVKF; this comes from the coding sequence ATGAAGGAACCCATAGCGTTCTATCTCAGCGGTGAGAGGGTCTTCTCGGAGAGGGAGAAGGCCATAAACCAGTTCTACAATAAGCGCTACTTTGGAGAGGTCATTGAGGGCAAGCTGTTCCTCTCGCTCATCGAGGCGGCGTACCTAATGGAGTGGGGAAAGATACGGGTTTTCGACGGCGATAGGGAGCTCTCGCTGAGGGAGCTCTTCGACCTCGCGAGGAAGAAGGACGAGGGCTTTGATCTGAAGTTCCTGGTTTACAGGGATTTGAGGAAGAGGGGCTACATCGTGAAGACGGCCCTCAAGTACGGCTCGCACTTCCGCGTTTACCGGAGGGGAATGGAGGAGCACGCTGACTGGCTCGTGTGGGTCGTGGGGGAGAATAAAAAAATGGTGCCCAACGACCTCACCGCGCGCGTCAGGGTCGCCCACGGCGTTAGGAAAAACATGGTGATGGCCGTTGTTGACGAGGACAACGACGTTGTTTACTACCGCGTTGAGAGAGTGAAGTTTTAG
- the rimI gene encoding ribosomal protein S18-alanine N-acetyltransferase, producing MSISSRDLPLPKRVPIGLVAIRSAKLFDLPDIMRIEHSSFREKYPRGIFIVFLENNPQTFLVAEYAGKVVGYVMGYLRPDLEGHIMSIAVDPEYRGNGIGKALMVEVIERLFGLGAKYIGLEVRVSNERAINLYLKLGFRVLKRVKAYYSDGEDAYYMVLRRDDWGQDS from the coding sequence ATGAGCATATCGTCCAGGGATTTGCCCCTTCCAAAGAGGGTTCCCATTGGCCTCGTGGCAATCCGCTCGGCCAAGCTCTTTGACCTGCCCGACATAATGAGGATAGAGCACTCCTCGTTCAGGGAGAAGTACCCCCGCGGGATTTTCATAGTCTTTCTCGAGAACAACCCCCAGACCTTCCTCGTCGCGGAGTATGCTGGCAAGGTGGTCGGCTACGTCATGGGCTACCTGAGGCCCGACCTTGAGGGCCACATAATGAGCATAGCGGTTGACCCGGAGTACAGGGGGAATGGCATAGGCAAGGCCCTCATGGTTGAGGTGATAGAGCGTCTCTTCGGCCTTGGCGCGAAGTACATAGGCCTTGAGGTCAGGGTGAGCAACGAAAGGGCTATAAACCTGTACCTGAAGCTTGGCTTCCGTGTGCTCAAGAGGGTGAAGGCATACTACTCGGACGGCGAGGACGCCTACTACATGGTGCTAAGGAGGGACGACTGGGGGCAGGACTCATGA
- a CDS encoding LAGLIDADG family homing endonuclease — translation MRDLRELSQEEIEGIQRHVLSLRDEGLSYSHIVRKIAEERNVRISKATVLRWCKGTHNTFNRTKRVNLKPSAPLAYIIGTYLGDATAVEKSNYRYAIRLKVVDREFAEAFAGALSEIGLSPSLGFERNTGRSNRWYVEAYGKGLFNFLRGPEDRLFEVAKAYPREFLRGFFDSEGSAIVSNGRARVEACNYDLEVIKLCRELLSELGILSRIYRTKHKGQSVIIHGKQYHYTSDLFTLMINQKDSVYRYMREVGFTIRRKQNKLLAHFKLL, via the coding sequence ATGCGCGATCTCCGGGAGCTCTCGCAGGAGGAAATCGAGGGGATCCAGAGGCATGTACTAAGCCTTAGAGACGAAGGGCTTAGCTACTCCCACATTGTTCGGAAAATTGCCGAAGAGCGCAATGTGAGGATTTCCAAAGCCACTGTTCTGCGCTGGTGCAAAGGGACGCACAACACATTCAACAGAACGAAAAGGGTTAATCTGAAACCTTCAGCGCCGTTGGCCTACATTATAGGAACCTACCTAGGAGACGCCACCGCCGTGGAGAAAAGCAACTACCGCTACGCGATAAGGCTCAAGGTCGTTGACAGGGAGTTCGCAGAGGCCTTTGCCGGAGCGTTGAGCGAAATCGGCCTCAGTCCATCACTCGGCTTTGAGAGAAACACCGGAAGAAGTAATAGGTGGTACGTTGAAGCCTACGGAAAGGGTCTCTTCAACTTCCTGAGAGGGCCTGAGGATAGGCTTTTTGAGGTTGCAAAGGCGTACCCGAGGGAGTTTTTGAGGGGGTTCTTTGACAGCGAGGGAAGTGCGATTGTTTCTAATGGGAGAGCCCGTGTTGAGGCATGCAACTACGATTTAGAAGTCATAAAACTCTGCAGAGAGCTGCTTAGTGAATTGGGGATACTTTCGAGGATTTACAGAACAAAACACAAAGGACAATCCGTGATAATACACGGGAAACAATATCACTACACCTCAGACCTATTCACACTTATGATAAACCAGAAAGACAGTGTGTACAGGTACATGAGAGAAGTAGGATTCACTATTCGCAGAAAACAGAACAAACTGTTAGCTCATTTTAAGTTGTTGTAA
- a CDS encoding aconitase X catalytic domain-containing protein, which yields MYLTKEEELILVGEYGYALQKAMEILVALGDIYGADRLIPIKSAQVAGVSYKNIGKAGVEFLRDFVDAGAKVSVYTTLNPAGIGDDDFMERQREVLELYRAMGIEVTSTCTPYYGANLPKFGDHVAWSESSAVVFANSIIGARTNREGGPSSLAAAIVGKTPNYGLHLDENRKATVIVDVRAKVESFVDYAALGYHLGRALGNDVPYLKGLKPESTDFLKEMGAAMAASGSVALYHVEGETPEYKEAIAGELETITVEDSDIKAVKEQFSDGWSEIDMILIGCPHASLPEVKEIAELLKMRGRPLRIPLFITASRAVKALADALGYTETIERYNGKIIADSCFVVSPIKGWYRGIATNSGKSAFYFRSFGFSVRLDEAENLIKEAP from the coding sequence ATGTACCTCACGAAGGAAGAGGAACTTATTCTGGTGGGCGAGTACGGCTACGCACTCCAGAAGGCGATGGAGATACTGGTCGCGCTTGGCGACATATATGGAGCTGATCGGCTCATACCTATCAAGAGCGCCCAGGTGGCTGGAGTTTCCTACAAGAACATTGGCAAAGCTGGCGTCGAGTTCCTGAGGGACTTCGTGGATGCCGGGGCGAAGGTGAGCGTTTACACGACATTGAATCCAGCTGGAATCGGGGACGATGACTTCATGGAGAGGCAGAGGGAAGTGCTCGAACTGTACCGCGCCATGGGCATCGAGGTCACCTCGACCTGCACCCCCTACTACGGCGCCAACCTTCCCAAGTTCGGTGATCACGTAGCGTGGAGCGAGAGCTCCGCCGTGGTTTTCGCGAACTCCATAATAGGGGCCAGAACCAACAGGGAGGGCGGCCCATCAAGCTTGGCTGCCGCTATAGTGGGGAAAACACCCAACTACGGCCTCCATCTTGATGAAAACCGGAAGGCCACTGTTATCGTGGACGTTCGAGCGAAGGTGGAGAGCTTCGTGGACTACGCGGCCCTTGGCTACCACCTTGGAAGGGCCCTTGGAAACGACGTGCCCTACCTAAAAGGGTTGAAGCCGGAGAGCACCGACTTCCTCAAGGAGATGGGAGCTGCTATGGCCGCGAGCGGGTCGGTAGCGCTCTACCACGTCGAGGGTGAGACACCTGAGTACAAGGAAGCGATAGCCGGTGAGCTTGAAACGATAACGGTTGAGGATTCCGACATAAAGGCGGTGAAGGAGCAGTTCTCAGATGGATGGAGCGAGATAGACATGATCCTAATTGGCTGTCCCCACGCCTCCCTGCCAGAGGTGAAAGAAATTGCGGAGCTCCTCAAAATGCGCGGAAGGCCGCTCAGGATACCGCTCTTCATAACGGCGAGCAGGGCCGTTAAGGCTTTAGCGGATGCGCTCGGCTACACCGAAACCATAGAGCGCTACAACGGGAAGATAATAGCAGATTCCTGCTTCGTGGTTTCACCCATAAAGGGCTGGTACAGAGGGATAGCGACCAACAGCGGCAAGTCAGCGTTCTACTTCCGCTCGTTCGGCTTCAGCGTGAGGCTCGACGAGGCGGAGAACCTGATAAAGGAGGCCCCGTGA
- a CDS encoding DUF126 domain-containing protein, whose amino-acid sequence MRLKGRKVVGGRVDGELIVSQKPLSFLGGVDPDTGIVTDAESDIRGQSVAGKILAFPRGKGSTVGSYVIYALKKNGKAPKAIIVEEAETIVATGAIIANIPMVQGIDVSKLRSGARVKVDGETGEVVVEDE is encoded by the coding sequence ATGAGGCTCAAGGGAAGGAAAGTGGTCGGCGGGAGGGTTGATGGCGAGCTCATCGTGTCCCAAAAGCCCCTCTCCTTCCTTGGAGGGGTTGACCCCGATACCGGAATCGTTACCGACGCGGAGAGCGACATAAGGGGGCAGAGTGTGGCGGGGAAGATACTCGCCTTCCCCCGCGGCAAAGGATCAACAGTTGGCTCCTACGTCATCTACGCCCTCAAAAAGAACGGGAAGGCACCGAAGGCCATAATCGTCGAGGAGGCGGAAACCATAGTGGCAACCGGTGCAATAATCGCGAACATTCCAATGGTGCAGGGGATAGACGTCTCGAAACTCCGGAGCGGCGCGAGGGTGAAGGTTGATGGAGAAACCGGGGAGGTAGTGGTGGAGGACGAATAA
- a CDS encoding site-2 protease family protein: MPKGIYECINCGHREVRDSSEVLIENACPECGGDLLLVGFEVKPVEEAKPVDERLEGLLQSFYTLGEMKQAGEVTAFEVLDVHEPNFERVLEALEPLGYWAALKKREGKVVLYVFSAQESKESNPYVGIALFILTLLSTIMAGYYLSLGYISFLNEYSLPGVRNIWINALAFSISVLAILGTHEMGHKIAATLHGVKSTFPYFIPFPNILGTLGAVIRVKSPIPTRNAAIDLGVSGPIAGFIVAVPVLIIGLRLSVALPASAVKPVEGGIIFGNSLIMTLIETYILKIPEDYVINLHPVAIAGWVGILVTFLNLIPAAQLDGGHVARAFLGEKAHTYATMGVGFLLILMSYFWVGWALWGFIVLLMGRVGNPGALDEVSPISGRRIVLALAVLLIFLLSATPAPLSTT; this comes from the coding sequence ATGCCGAAGGGAATCTATGAGTGCATAAACTGCGGGCATCGAGAGGTTCGCGACTCAAGTGAGGTTCTCATAGAGAACGCGTGCCCCGAGTGCGGGGGTGACCTTCTCCTCGTCGGCTTCGAGGTCAAGCCCGTTGAGGAAGCAAAGCCCGTTGACGAACGCCTTGAGGGGCTTCTCCAGAGCTTCTACACGCTCGGGGAGATGAAACAGGCTGGAGAGGTAACGGCCTTTGAGGTTCTCGATGTTCACGAGCCCAACTTCGAGAGGGTTCTGGAGGCACTCGAGCCCCTCGGCTACTGGGCGGCCCTCAAGAAGCGCGAGGGAAAGGTGGTTCTCTACGTGTTCTCCGCGCAGGAGAGCAAGGAGAGCAACCCCTACGTGGGCATAGCGCTCTTCATCCTCACTCTCCTCAGCACGATAATGGCCGGTTACTACCTGTCCCTCGGCTACATAAGCTTCCTCAATGAGTACAGCCTCCCGGGAGTTAGAAACATCTGGATAAACGCGCTCGCCTTTTCTATAAGCGTTCTCGCCATCCTCGGCACCCACGAGATGGGCCACAAGATAGCGGCCACTCTCCACGGCGTAAAGTCCACTTTCCCGTACTTCATACCCTTCCCGAACATCCTCGGCACGCTGGGAGCTGTAATAAGGGTTAAATCGCCAATCCCCACGAGGAACGCCGCCATTGACCTCGGGGTCAGCGGGCCCATAGCGGGCTTTATAGTTGCCGTCCCCGTCCTCATAATAGGTCTCCGCCTCTCCGTGGCCCTGCCTGCGAGCGCGGTAAAACCGGTCGAGGGTGGAATAATCTTCGGCAACAGTCTGATAATGACCCTCATAGAGACATATATCCTGAAAATCCCGGAGGACTATGTCATAAACCTCCACCCCGTGGCGATAGCGGGCTGGGTGGGGATACTCGTCACGTTCCTCAACCTAATTCCAGCTGCCCAGCTCGACGGTGGCCACGTGGCAAGGGCGTTTCTTGGGGAAAAGGCACACACCTACGCCACAATGGGTGTGGGCTTTCTCCTGATACTCATGAGCTACTTCTGGGTGGGCTGGGCCCTCTGGGGGTTCATAGTGCTCCTCATGGGCCGCGTCGGCAACCCCGGTGCCCTCGACGAGGTGTCCCCAATATCGGGGAGGAGAATAGTCCTGGCATTAGCAGTGCTCCTCATATTCCTCCTATCCGCCACCCCTGCACCGCTGAGCACGACGTGA
- a CDS encoding HTH domain-containing protein, whose product MELVIIQSESANVEDCVMGIRKNSMEKLGRRGGKISRAKVDLSFGAFMEIRVALLLDKSITMDKGIIVDYSVGRNREEAIKQLQEAINSRMKPHYEVVDFTFGTYTTPVTRRTYAVGLVVYNAPLEKVELREFGIKERRELLAKALKLFQYNPKALNISEIARMFNVSRDSIYYDIEQILKEHRKD is encoded by the coding sequence ATGGAGCTGGTGATAATCCAATCGGAATCGGCGAATGTTGAAGATTGTGTAATGGGAATTAGAAAAAATTCAATGGAAAAACTCGGTAGGAGAGGAGGTAAAATCAGCAGGGCGAAGGTGGACCTGAGTTTCGGAGCGTTTATGGAGATAAGGGTAGCCCTTCTCCTGGATAAAAGTATCACAATGGACAAGGGCATAATCGTGGATTATTCAGTGGGCAGAAACAGGGAGGAGGCCATAAAACAGCTCCAAGAGGCCATTAACTCGCGCATGAAGCCCCATTACGAAGTCGTGGACTTCACCTTTGGAACGTACACGACGCCCGTCACGAGGAGAACTTACGCCGTTGGCCTCGTAGTATACAACGCTCCCCTGGAGAAAGTTGAGCTGAGGGAGTTCGGAATCAAAGAAAGGCGTGAGCTGCTTGCGAAGGCCCTGAAGCTTTTCCAGTACAATCCAAAGGCTCTCAACATCTCGGAAATCGCCAGGATGTTCAACGTGTCCAGGGACTCCATATACTACGACATTGAGCAAATTCTAAAGGAGCATAGAAAAGATTGA
- a CDS encoding class III signal peptide-containing protein, with amino-acid sequence MKRKAQGAIEYLFMIAAALIIVAVVIRYLRSTGSAAGGQAEQTVSDIGSQISGAISSEIANATG; translated from the coding sequence ATGAAGAGGAAAGCGCAGGGAGCAATTGAGTATCTGTTTATGATTGCGGCCGCCCTTATTATCGTGGCCGTCGTGATAAGGTACCTTAGGAGTACTGGTAGTGCCGCTGGAGGACAGGCTGAGCAGACCGTAAGCGATATTGGAAGCCAGATCTCGGGTGCCATAAGCAGCGAAATTGCAAACGCAACAGGCTAA
- a CDS encoding class III signal peptide-containing protein has product MKRFAQGSVEYLFLLGATIVIILVVVGYIATFSHNMANSTAETNNQNVKNVMDKIANISSEEING; this is encoded by the coding sequence ATGAAGCGATTTGCTCAGGGCAGCGTTGAGTACCTGTTCCTTCTGGGGGCAACGATAGTAATAATCCTCGTGGTTGTTGGTTACATCGCCACATTCTCCCACAACATGGCCAACAGTACAGCAGAGACCAACAATCAAAACGTAAAGAACGTTATGGACAAGATTGCCAACATATCAAGTGAAGAAATTAATGGGTGA